Proteins from a single region of Hordeum vulgare subsp. vulgare chromosome 6H, MorexV3_pseudomolecules_assembly, whole genome shotgun sequence:
- the LOC123403096 gene encoding replication protein A 32 kDa subunit A-like: MMFSSQVDAFSPSQFTASQNAAADSTPNKFRGASGTMPLTVKQIADAQLAGTGEKGGPFVVDGVETANVRLVGMVSGKVERNTDVSFTLDDGTGRIDFIRWVNDAADSAETAAIQNGMYVAVIGSLKGVQDKKRATAFAVRPITDYNEVTLHFIQCVRMHAENTKSKVGSPTHTNSSMGTPFSNRLNEAATPPSVKSNPAPAASGTNGSETDFYTQVLNVFREPANMESDHGVHMDDIAKRFRLPALKIKEAIDYHVDVGHIYSTIDDFHYKSAFVD; this comes from the exons ATGATGTTCTCGAGCCAGGTCGACGCCTTCTCGCCGTCGCAGTTCACCGCGTCGCAGAACGCCGCCGCCGACTCCACCCCCAACAAG TTCCGGGGCGCGTCGGGCACGATGCCGCTCACCGTGAAGCAGATCGCGGACGCGCAGCTGGCCGGCACCGGCGAGAAGGGCGGGCCCTTCGTCGTCGACGGCGTCGAGACGGCCAAC GTCAGGCTCGTGGGGATGGTGAGCGGCAAGGTGGAGCGGAACACGGACGTGTCCTTCACCCTCGACGACGGCACCGGCCGCATCGACTTCATCAGATG GGTGAATGATGCTGCAGACTCTGCTGAAACTGCTGCTATTCA GAACGGTATGTATGTTGCCGTCATTGGGAGCCTCAAGGGAGTTCAGGACAAGAAGCGTGCTACTGCTTTTGCAGTCAG ACCTATAACTGATTACAACGAGGTCACCCTGCATTTCATTCAGTGTGTACGGATGCATGCAGAGAACACAAAATCAAAG GTTGGCAGTCCCACGCACACCAATTCTTCTATGGGAACCCCATTCTCCAACAGATTGAACGAAGCAGCCACTCCACCCTCTGTGAAGTCCAACCCG GCACCAGCGGCCAGCGGAACAAATGGATCGGAGACCGATTTCTACACACAGGTGCTGAATGTCTTCCGTGAACCGGCAAACAT GGAGAGTGACCATGGCGTGCATATGGATGACATTGCCAAGCGGTTCAGACTACCAGCACTCAAGATCAA GGAGGCTATCGACTACCACGTTGATGTCGGGCACATCTACTCGACCATCGATGATTTCCACTACAAGTCAGCGTTCGTCGACTAA
- the LOC123402777 gene encoding extended synaptotagmin-1-like, producing MLTPSAGTPPPPPPFSLSSPLPTSFLPSLSPLPHRRRRRCLPVPKAGAFPPRRAAAPLSSNNLPAPEQTPPPTTSTSAPASPARPSTAFAAGGYRAAGPSEDPLVSKLRTQLGVIHPLPAPPPLSSLPRSVLGLFALFFFVGAAFDKLLTLRRRRRAEREVRVNGSWPQVPTSGFSLFLEEKDLQRKESVEWVNMVLGKLWKVYRPGIEGWIVGLLQPVIDNLQKPDYVNRVEIRQFHLGEEPLSVRNVERRTSRRANDLQYQIGIRYAGDARMALALSLKFSAVPIVVPVWVRDFDIDGELWVKLRLIPTEPWVGAVSWAFVSLPKIKFELSLFRLFNLMAIPVLSIFLTKLLTEDLPRLFVRPKKIVLDFEKGRAMGPVAGDVASDIIQNVASGIMQGVASDLVQDVQDGNKDFVGELSVTLVDARKLSFVLFGKTDPYVAMILGDQVIKSKKNSQTTVTGLPEEPIWNQDFHMLVVNPRKQKLCIEVKDTVGFTDITIGTGEVDLSSLKDTVPTDKIVTLYGGWGFFGKRSSGEVLLRLTYKAYVEDEEDETVKTEYATGYISDEDTLDFVQLNGTRQGDFNGNERETFMDLLAALLVSEEFQGIVSSAETKSSSDAEKAEEPKPGDDVTAASVAVDAGPVSSNPEDRALVWLAAITSVTLLVSSNIGGSGYFNP from the exons ATGCTGACCCCCTCCGCCGgcacaccgccgcctcctcctcccttctccctctCTAGCCCCCTCCCCACCTCCTTCCTCCCTTCCCTATCCCCTCTCCCCCACCGCCGTCGCCGACGATGCCTCCCCGTCCCCAAAGCCGGCGCCTTTCCGCCCCGGCGCGCGGCAGCCCCGCTCTCCTCCAACAATCTCCCCGCCCCCGAGCAGACCCCACCacccaccacctccacctccgccCCCGCCTCCCCCGCGCGCCCCTCCACGGCCTTCGCCGCGGGGGGCTACCGCGCCGCCGGGCCAAGCGAGGACCCGCTGGTGTCCAAGCTGCGGACCCAGCTGGGCGTCATCCACCCGctgcccgccccgccgccgctctCTTCCCTCCCCCGCTCCGTGCTCGGCCTCTTCGCGCTCTTCTTCTTCGTGGGCGCGGCCTTCGACAAGCTGCTCACgctccgccggcgccgccgcgccgAGCGCGAGGTGAGGGTCAACGGGTCCTGGCCGCAGGTGCCCACCTCCGGCTTCTCGCTCTTCCTCGAGGAGAAGGACCTGCAGCGCAAGGAGTCGGTGGAGTGGGTCAACATGGTGCTCGGCAAGCTCTGGAAGGTCTACCGCCCCGGCATCGAGGGCTGGATTGTCGGCCTGCTCCAGCCCGTCATCGACAACCTCCAGAAGCCGGATTACGTCAACCGCGTCGAGATCAGGCAGTTCCACCTTGGCGAGGAGCCGCTCTCCGTCAGGAACGTCGAGCGCCGGACCTCCCGCCGGGCCAACGACCTGCA GTACCAAATTGGCATCCGTTATGCTGGCGATGCACGCATGGCATTGGCCCTCTCCTTAAAGTTCAGTGCCGTGCCAATCGTCGTGCCGGTCTGGGTTCGAGATTTTGATATCGACGGGGAGCTGTGGGTTAAGTTGAGGCTTATTCCGACAGAACCATGGGTGGGAGCTGTGTCTTGGGCATTTGTGTCGCTTCCGAAGATAAAGTTTGAGCTGTCGCTGTTCCGGCTTTTCAATCTTATGG CAATTCCTGTTCTGTCAAT ATTTCTCACGAAACTTCTAACGGAAGATCTGCCACGTCTCTTTGTCCGGCCCAAAAAGATTGTCCTTGATTTTGAGAAGGGGAGAGCTATGGGACCTGTTGCAGGAGATGTTGCAAGCGATATAATTCAGAATGTTGCAAGCGGTATAATGCAAGGAGTTGCAAGTGACTTAGTTCAAGATGTTCAAGATGGAAATAAGGACTTTGTCGGAGAGCTATCAGTGACACTAGTTGATGCTAGGAAGCTTAGCTTTGTCTTGTTCG GGAAGACAGACCCATACGTTGCCATGATTCTTGGTGATCAAGTTATAAAGAGCAAGAAGAACAGCCAAACAACTGTGACTGGCCTGCCTGAAGAACCAATTTGGAATCAA gattttcatatgctagtcgtAAACCCTCGCAAACAAAAGTTGTGTATTGAAGTGAAGGATACGGTTGGTTTCACCGACATCACTATTGGCACTGGAGAG GTTGATCTGAGCTCACTGAAAGACACAGTACCCACTGACAAGATCGTCACATTATATGGAGGGTGGGGCTTCTTCGGAAAGCGGTCATCCGGTGAGGTCCTCCTCCGGCTCACATACAAAGCGTACGTCGAGGACGAAGAAGACGAGACGGTCAAAACCGAGTACGCCACGGGCTACATTTCGGATGAGGACACGCTAGACTTTGTCCAGCTCAATGGCACCAGGCAGGGCGATTTCAATGGCAACGAGAGGGAGACCTTCATGGACCTGCTGGCCGCGCTGCTCGTGAGCGAGGAGTTCCAGGGCATTGTGTCGTCGGCTGAGACCAAGAGCTCGAGTGACGCCGAGAAGGCCGAGGAACCAAAACCCGGTGACGACGTCACAGCCGCCAGTGTTGCCGTAGACGCGGGCCCAGTGTCCAGTAACCCCGAAG ATAGGGCCCTGGTCTGGCTTGCTGCCATAACCAGCGTGACGCTGCTTGTCTCCTCCAACATTGGTGGCTCCGGTTACTTTAACCCATAG